From the genome of Ralstonia pickettii, one region includes:
- the truB gene encoding tRNA pseudouridine(55) synthase TruB: protein MAEQHAPRPQKPPRRDVHGVLLLDKPIGWSSNDALIRAKRLLWAKKAGHTGTLDPLATGLLPLCFGEATKFSQDLLDADKTYETVVRLGIKTSTADAEGEVLSERPVSITSEQLQAAIARFVGEIDQVPPMHSALKRDGKPLYEYARAGQTVERAARRVTIHAIDLLAADLASIEPTITLRVSCSKGTYIRTLGEDIGEALGCGGHLVALRRTQVGNLTLNGAVTLDALDAAAEDARTELLAPVDALLQTLPRVELDAEESRRFLHGQRLPLRLPLPNADQVRVYGVRDAITSDAKASLLGVAAWQGGVLRPERLVHL from the coding sequence ATGGCCGAGCAACATGCGCCCAGGCCACAGAAGCCGCCGCGTCGTGATGTGCACGGTGTGCTGCTGCTGGACAAGCCGATCGGCTGGTCAAGCAACGATGCGCTGATCCGCGCCAAGCGCCTGCTGTGGGCGAAGAAGGCCGGGCACACCGGCACGCTGGATCCGCTGGCTACCGGCTTGCTGCCGCTGTGCTTTGGTGAGGCGACCAAGTTTTCGCAGGATTTGCTTGATGCGGACAAGACGTACGAAACGGTCGTGCGTCTTGGTATCAAAACGAGTACCGCAGACGCGGAAGGCGAGGTGCTGAGCGAGCGGCCGGTATCGATCACGTCGGAGCAACTCCAGGCGGCCATCGCGCGCTTTGTCGGCGAGATCGACCAGGTGCCGCCGATGCACTCTGCGCTGAAAAGGGACGGCAAGCCCCTCTACGAGTACGCGCGAGCGGGTCAGACCGTGGAGCGCGCTGCACGTCGCGTCACGATTCACGCGATTGACTTGCTGGCGGCGGATCTTGCGTCGATCGAGCCGACGATCACCTTGCGCGTGTCATGCAGCAAGGGAACGTACATTCGCACATTGGGTGAGGACATTGGGGAGGCGCTCGGCTGCGGTGGGCACCTGGTTGCGCTGCGTCGCACGCAGGTGGGCAACCTGACACTGAATGGTGCAGTGACGCTCGACGCATTGGATGCTGCCGCTGAAGATGCGCGCACCGAATTGCTGGCGCCGGTCGATGCGCTGCTGCAGACACTGCCGCGCGTGGAGCTGGATGCGGAGGAGAGCCGTCGCTTCCTGCATGGTCAGCGCTTGCCATTGCGACTGCCCCTACCGAACGCAGATCAGGTGCGCGTCTACGGCGTGCGCGACGCGATAACGTCGGATGCCAAAGCGTCGCTGCTCGGGGTGGCTGCTTGGCAAGGCGGCGTCCTGCGGCCGGAGCGGCTCGTGCATTTGTAA
- a CDS encoding MarR family winged helix-turn-helix transcriptional regulator, whose amino-acid sequence MSEQTRPATEVAAAGTLFRVEDYRMCESVGYLVGRTKTALSMAIEQEVAAMDVTHSQASCLVLLANGRCQTATDLGRELNTDIGSLTRMLSRMEKRGLIERVRSESDRRVVHLEVTEAGRDLADRMPAIYTHVLNRFFAGFTPSDVDTLRELLKRILSNGAATDVHRARPAGH is encoded by the coding sequence ATGTCCGAACAGACAAGACCCGCCACCGAAGTTGCCGCAGCCGGAACGCTCTTCCGGGTGGAGGACTACCGCATGTGCGAAAGCGTTGGCTACCTCGTGGGGCGCACCAAAACCGCCCTGTCCATGGCCATCGAGCAGGAAGTTGCCGCGATGGACGTCACGCACTCGCAGGCCAGTTGCCTGGTACTCCTTGCCAACGGCCGTTGTCAGACAGCCACCGATCTCGGCCGCGAACTGAATACAGACATCGGTTCGCTGACCCGCATGCTCAGTCGCATGGAAAAGCGCGGCCTGATCGAGCGTGTGCGCAGCGAGTCCGACCGCCGCGTCGTGCATCTGGAAGTGACCGAAGCCGGCCGCGACTTGGCTGACCGCATGCCAGCCATCTACACCCACGTGCTGAACCGTTTTTTTGCCGGCTTTACACCCAGTGACGTCGATACGCTGCGCGAGCTTCTCAAGCGCATTCTCAGCAACGGCGCCGCTACGGACGTTCATCGCGCGCGCCCTGCCGGTCACTGA
- a CDS encoding HlyD family secretion protein, giving the protein MSDNKPQAAPSAAPAPAAPAATPPGNGNANGKRKRMLTTLAAALVVAGVGYGLYWGLYGRWFESTDDAYVQGNVVQVTPQVAGTVIAIRADDTQLVTSGQPVIELDRADARVALEQAEAALAQTVRQVRTLYSNTSAYTATLAMRESDLAKAKDDLARRKQIAGTGAVSQEEISHAQTAVQAAQSALEAAKEQLQGNRVLTEQTTLERHPNVLQAAAKVREAYLAYARTSLPASVTGYVAKRSVQVGQRVAPGTPLMAIVPLDQLWVDANFKEVQVRHMRLGQPVELVADVYGSSVTYHGKVVGFSAGTGSAFSLLPAQNATGNWIKVVQRLPVRVSLDPKELKDHPLRVGLSMEAKVDIHDEGGQSLATAPVASPLQTTVYDQAGKDADQVIASIISANAGRGGATSPAASNVPAVSAPRTSQPAPKV; this is encoded by the coding sequence ATGAGTGACAACAAGCCCCAAGCCGCACCGTCCGCTGCTCCCGCACCCGCAGCCCCCGCGGCAACGCCCCCCGGCAACGGCAATGCCAACGGAAAGCGCAAACGCATGCTGACAACGCTGGCCGCCGCACTGGTGGTTGCCGGCGTCGGCTACGGACTCTACTGGGGCCTGTACGGCCGCTGGTTCGAGTCCACCGACGACGCATACGTGCAAGGCAACGTGGTCCAGGTGACGCCGCAGGTGGCGGGCACCGTGATCGCCATTCGCGCCGATGACACGCAGCTTGTGACCTCCGGCCAGCCCGTGATCGAACTGGACCGTGCCGATGCTCGCGTCGCACTCGAGCAGGCCGAAGCCGCGCTAGCGCAGACGGTGCGCCAGGTACGCACGCTCTATTCGAACACCAGCGCCTACACCGCCACGCTCGCCATGCGTGAGAGCGATCTCGCCAAGGCCAAGGATGATTTGGCGCGCCGCAAGCAGATCGCCGGTACGGGCGCCGTGTCGCAGGAAGAAATCTCGCACGCACAAACCGCTGTGCAGGCTGCGCAGTCCGCACTGGAAGCCGCCAAGGAACAACTGCAGGGCAACCGCGTGCTGACCGAGCAGACCACGCTGGAGCGGCACCCGAACGTGTTGCAAGCCGCAGCGAAGGTCCGCGAGGCGTATCTCGCCTATGCGCGTACGAGCCTGCCCGCCTCTGTCACGGGCTATGTGGCCAAGCGTTCGGTGCAGGTCGGCCAGCGCGTCGCACCCGGCACGCCGCTGATGGCCATCGTGCCGCTGGACCAGCTCTGGGTGGACGCCAACTTCAAGGAAGTGCAGGTGCGCCACATGCGCTTGGGCCAACCCGTTGAACTGGTGGCTGACGTGTATGGCAGCAGCGTGACGTACCACGGCAAGGTGGTCGGCTTCTCGGCGGGGACGGGCTCGGCGTTTTCGCTCCTGCCGGCACAGAACGCCACCGGCAACTGGATCAAGGTGGTGCAACGCCTGCCGGTCCGCGTGTCGCTCGATCCGAAGGAGTTGAAGGACCATCCGCTGCGCGTGGGTCTGTCGATGGAAGCCAAGGTCGACATCCATGACGAAGGCGGCCAGAGCCTGGCGACCGCACCGGTTGCATCGCCGTTGCAAACCACCGTCTACGATCAGGCCGGCAAGGACGCCGATCAGGTCATCGCGAGCATCATCAGCGCCAACGCAGGTCGCGGCGGTGCAACGTCGCCGGCCGCTTCCAACGTGCCGGCCGTATCGGCTCCGCGCACTTCGCAACCCGCACCCAAGGTCTGA
- the rbfA gene encoding 30S ribosome-binding factor RbfA codes for MPKKSGSAAGRNVRIADQIQRDLAELIQREIKNPAMGLVTLQSVTLTPDYAHAKIYFTVLGAEPEVAGAILNEKAGYLHSLLFKRLHIHTVPTLHFHFDGSVEHGIEMSRLIDEANATRAKDD; via the coding sequence ATGCCGAAGAAATCGGGATCGGCCGCTGGCCGCAACGTGCGCATCGCCGATCAGATCCAGCGTGATCTGGCCGAACTGATCCAGCGCGAAATCAAGAACCCGGCGATGGGCCTGGTGACACTGCAATCCGTCACGCTCACGCCTGACTATGCGCACGCCAAGATCTACTTCACGGTGCTGGGCGCAGAGCCGGAAGTTGCCGGCGCCATTCTGAACGAGAAGGCGGGCTACCTGCATTCGCTGCTGTTCAAGCGTCTGCACATCCACACGGTGCCGACATTGCATTTCCACTTTGACGGTTCGGTCGAGCACGGTATCGAGATGTCGCGACTGATCGATGAGGCCAACGCCACGCGCGCCAAAGACGACTGA
- a CDS encoding rhodanese-like domain-containing protein — MTSFVTAQTLKAWLHDGAEIALFDVREHGQYGEAHLFYAVPLPYSRLEIDAPRLAPRGAVRMVVYDDDDGVADRAADRLNAIGYTNVHVLQGGAQAWAQAGFTLFAGVNVPSKTFGELVERAYHTPRVTARELAAMRERGDNVVVVDGRPVSEYLKMTIPSSICCPNGELGLRIRELVPDASTPIVVNCAGRTRSIIGAQTLINLGIPNPVMALENGTQGWYLEDLPLEHGSTRRYPDVVAPATVKDMREASQQLAVRFAVPDVDAATLARWVAQDEHSLFLCDVRTPEEFASGSLQGAQHAPGGQLIQATDQYVGVRNARVVLFDADGVRAPIVASWLRQLGHDAYVLRDGLDSHASLPVTPTASPQPLPEFSAQALATALAAGTAHVIDLRPSMSFRRAHVPGATWAIRPRLPALAPDRDTVLIADDPRIAALAAADWSASAPQAASRLNLLAGGIAAWTAAGYATEGSENVPPDTACIDYLFFVHDRHDGNKAAAKQYLAWETGLLAQLDAQELGAFRVGAAAAQP; from the coding sequence ATGACATCGTTCGTTACCGCCCAGACCCTGAAAGCGTGGCTGCACGACGGCGCAGAGATCGCGCTGTTCGACGTGCGCGAGCACGGCCAGTACGGCGAAGCCCACCTCTTCTACGCCGTCCCGCTGCCGTACAGCAGACTTGAGATCGACGCCCCGCGCCTTGCGCCACGCGGCGCGGTTCGCATGGTCGTTTATGACGACGACGATGGCGTTGCCGATCGCGCGGCCGATCGCCTGAACGCCATCGGCTACACCAACGTGCACGTACTGCAAGGCGGCGCACAAGCCTGGGCGCAGGCAGGCTTTACGCTGTTTGCCGGCGTTAACGTGCCGTCCAAAACTTTCGGAGAACTCGTGGAGAGGGCGTACCACACGCCGCGCGTCACCGCACGCGAACTAGCGGCCATGCGCGAACGAGGCGACAACGTCGTCGTCGTCGACGGCCGCCCCGTCAGCGAATATCTGAAGATGACGATCCCGTCGTCGATCTGCTGCCCGAACGGCGAACTGGGGCTGCGCATCCGCGAGCTTGTCCCCGATGCAAGCACGCCGATTGTCGTCAACTGCGCGGGCCGCACGCGCAGCATCATCGGTGCGCAGACGCTGATCAACCTCGGCATCCCGAACCCCGTGATGGCGCTGGAGAACGGCACGCAAGGCTGGTATCTGGAAGACCTTCCACTGGAACACGGCAGCACGCGACGCTATCCCGATGTCGTCGCGCCCGCTACCGTCAAGGACATGCGCGAGGCCAGCCAGCAACTTGCCGTGCGCTTTGCCGTGCCCGACGTGGATGCGGCAACGCTCGCGCGCTGGGTTGCACAAGACGAACACAGCCTCTTCCTGTGCGATGTCCGCACACCTGAGGAATTCGCCTCTGGCAGCCTACAAGGCGCCCAGCATGCGCCGGGCGGCCAGTTGATCCAGGCAACTGATCAGTACGTCGGCGTGCGCAACGCGCGCGTCGTGCTGTTCGATGCCGACGGCGTCCGCGCGCCCATCGTTGCCAGCTGGCTGCGGCAACTCGGTCACGATGCCTATGTGCTGCGCGACGGCCTAGACAGCCATGCGAGCCTGCCGGTGACCCCAACAGCGTCGCCGCAACCGTTGCCCGAGTTCAGCGCACAAGCACTCGCCACTGCGCTCGCGGCCGGCACCGCACATGTGATCGACCTGCGCCCCAGCATGAGCTTTCGCCGCGCCCACGTGCCCGGTGCCACATGGGCCATTCGTCCACGCTTGCCAGCCCTGGCCCCGGACCGCGATACCGTGCTGATCGCCGACGACCCGCGCATCGCGGCACTCGCAGCGGCAGATTGGAGCGCCAGTGCACCTCAGGCAGCATCGCGACTAAACTTGCTCGCGGGCGGCATTGCCGCGTGGACTGCTGCCGGCTACGCCACCGAAGGTTCCGAGAACGTCCCGCCCGACACCGCTTGCATCGACTATCTCTTCTTCGTGCATGATCGGCATGACGGCAATAAAGCTGCGGCAAAGCAATATCTGGCCTGGGAAACCGGCCTGCTCGCCCAGCTCGACGCGCAGGAACTTGGCGCTTTTCGCGTGGGCGCCGCTGCCGCGCAGCCGTGA
- a CDS encoding DHA2 family efflux MFS transporter permease subunit codes for MATAAPKPLPPLTGAKLAIGTVALSLATFMNVLDSSIANVSIPAISGDLGVAPNQGTWVITSFAVANAISVPLTGWLTQRFGQVRLFVTSIILFVLASWACGLAPNMGTLITARIIQGAVAGPMIPLSQSLLLSTYPPAKSSMALALWGMTTLVAPVMGPILGGWISDNMTWPWIFYINIPVGILAAYATWVIYKDRESQTRSLPIDKIGLALLVIWVGSLQLMLDRGKELDWFNSTEIIVLTVVAVVGFAFFLIWELTEDHPVVDLTLFKGRNFSAGVVAISVAYGLFFGNLVILPLWLQTIVGYTATDAGLIMAPVGIFAIILSPVIGKNLPKMDARWVATTAFVTFALVFWMRSHFTTQIDTWTLLIPTLIQGAAMAMFFIPLTSIILSGLAPERIPAASGLSNFVRIMFGGIGASISTTIWDNRSALHHAQLVEHANAYNPAYTSSINQYTQLGMPNLQANGAIERVISQQAAMLGANDIFWISAVLFIVLIVFIWLTKPAKSAGGAEAAAGAH; via the coding sequence ATGGCTACCGCCGCGCCCAAGCCGCTACCGCCACTGACCGGCGCCAAACTGGCGATCGGCACAGTTGCGCTGTCGCTGGCTACCTTCATGAACGTGCTGGATTCGTCCATCGCCAACGTGTCGATCCCGGCAATTTCGGGCGACCTCGGCGTGGCCCCGAACCAGGGCACGTGGGTCATCACCTCGTTTGCGGTGGCCAATGCCATCTCGGTGCCGCTTACGGGGTGGCTGACGCAGCGTTTTGGGCAGGTGCGCCTGTTCGTTACGTCCATCATCCTGTTCGTGCTGGCATCGTGGGCGTGCGGTCTGGCGCCCAACATGGGCACGTTGATCACCGCCCGGATCATCCAGGGCGCAGTCGCCGGCCCGATGATCCCGCTGTCGCAATCGCTGCTGCTGTCAACCTATCCGCCAGCCAAGAGTTCGATGGCGCTTGCGCTATGGGGTATGACGACGCTCGTTGCGCCGGTGATGGGGCCGATTCTGGGTGGCTGGATCTCGGACAACATGACCTGGCCGTGGATTTTCTACATCAACATCCCGGTGGGCATTCTGGCGGCGTATGCAACGTGGGTCATCTACAAGGACCGTGAATCGCAAACACGTTCACTGCCGATCGACAAGATCGGGCTGGCGTTGCTCGTCATCTGGGTGGGCTCCCTGCAACTGATGCTGGACCGCGGCAAAGAACTCGACTGGTTCAACTCGACTGAGATCATTGTGCTGACCGTCGTCGCCGTCGTGGGCTTTGCCTTCTTCCTGATCTGGGAGTTGACCGAAGACCACCCGGTAGTGGACCTGACGCTGTTCAAGGGCCGCAACTTCAGCGCCGGGGTGGTCGCCATCTCGGTGGCGTACGGGCTGTTCTTCGGCAACCTGGTGATCCTGCCGCTGTGGCTGCAGACCATCGTCGGCTACACCGCCACCGACGCTGGCCTGATTATGGCGCCGGTGGGCATCTTCGCCATCATCCTGTCGCCCGTCATCGGCAAGAACCTGCCGAAGATGGACGCGCGCTGGGTGGCCACAACGGCGTTTGTGACGTTCGCGCTGGTGTTCTGGATGCGCTCCCACTTCACGACTCAGATCGATACGTGGACACTGCTGATCCCAACGCTCATTCAGGGCGCCGCGATGGCGATGTTCTTCATTCCGCTCACGTCGATCATCCTGTCGGGTCTGGCGCCCGAGCGCATTCCGGCGGCATCGGGCCTGTCGAACTTCGTGCGGATCATGTTTGGCGGTATCGGTGCATCGATCTCGACCACGATCTGGGACAACCGCTCTGCCCTGCACCACGCCCAGCTGGTCGAGCATGCGAACGCGTACAACCCCGCCTACACGTCGTCGATCAACCAGTACACGCAGCTTGGCATGCCCAACTTGCAGGCCAACGGCGCGATCGAACGTGTGATCTCGCAGCAAGCCGCCATGTTGGGTGCCAACGATATCTTCTGGATTTCGGCGGTGCTGTTTATCGTGCTGATCGTCTTCATCTGGCTGACCAAACCGGCTAAGTCGGCGGGCGGTGCGGAAGCGGCAGCCGGGGCGCACTGA
- the typA gene encoding translational GTPase TypA encodes MRALRNIAIIAHVDHGKTTLVDQLLRQAGTFRENEQIAERVMDSNDIEKERGITILAKNCAVEYNGTHINIVDTPGHADFGGEVERVLSMVDGVLLLVDAQEGPMPQTRFVTRKALALGLKPIVVVNKVDRPGARPDWVINETFELFDKLGATDEQLDFPIVYASGLNGYAGLTDDVRSGDMKPLFETILEKVPQRDDDPNGPLQLQIISLDYSSYVGKIGVGRITRGRVRPLQDVVVKFGPEGAPIKGRINQVLKFRGLERELVQEAEAGDIVLINGIEELGIGCTVCAPDAQDALPMLKVDEPTLTMNFCVNTSPLAGREGKFVTSRQLRDRLDRELKSNVALRVKDTGDDTVFEVSGRGELHLTILVENMRREGYELAVSRPRVVFKEIDGVKCEPFERLTVDVEDSHQGGVMEELGRRKGELLDMASDGKGRTRLEYRIPARGLIGFQGEFLTLTRGTGLISHIFDDYSPVKEGDLGERHNGVLISQDDGAAVAYALWKLQDRGRMFVSPGDALYEGMIIGIHSRDNDLVVNPIKGKQLTNVRASGTDEAVRLVPPIQMSLEYAVEFIADDELVEVTPKSIRLRKRHLKEHERKRASREEAV; translated from the coding sequence ATGCGCGCGCTTCGCAACATCGCCATCATCGCCCACGTTGACCACGGCAAAACCACCCTGGTCGACCAGCTCCTCCGCCAAGCCGGCACGTTCCGCGAGAACGAGCAGATCGCCGAGCGCGTGATGGATTCGAACGACATTGAAAAAGAGCGCGGCATCACGATCCTGGCCAAGAACTGCGCGGTCGAATACAACGGCACGCACATCAACATCGTCGACACGCCGGGGCACGCGGACTTCGGCGGTGAGGTGGAGCGTGTGCTGTCGATGGTCGACGGCGTGCTGCTGCTGGTGGATGCCCAAGAAGGTCCGATGCCGCAGACGCGCTTTGTGACGCGTAAGGCGTTGGCCCTGGGCCTGAAGCCGATCGTCGTGGTCAACAAGGTGGACCGTCCGGGCGCACGTCCGGACTGGGTGATCAACGAGACCTTCGAACTGTTCGACAAGCTGGGCGCCACTGACGAGCAGCTCGACTTTCCGATCGTGTACGCCTCGGGCCTGAACGGCTACGCCGGCTTGACCGACGATGTGCGCAGCGGCGACATGAAGCCGCTGTTCGAGACCATTCTCGAAAAGGTGCCGCAGCGTGACGACGACCCGAACGGCCCCCTCCAGCTGCAGATCATCTCGCTGGACTACTCGAGCTACGTCGGCAAGATCGGTGTGGGCCGCATCACGCGTGGCCGCGTGCGTCCGCTGCAGGACGTGGTGGTCAAGTTCGGCCCGGAAGGCGCGCCGATCAAGGGCCGCATCAACCAAGTGCTGAAGTTCCGCGGTCTGGAGCGCGAGCTGGTGCAGGAAGCGGAAGCCGGCGACATCGTGCTGATCAACGGTATTGAAGAGCTGGGTATCGGCTGCACGGTGTGTGCGCCGGACGCCCAGGACGCGCTGCCCATGCTGAAGGTGGACGAGCCGACGCTGACGATGAACTTCTGCGTCAACACCTCGCCGCTGGCGGGCCGCGAAGGCAAGTTCGTGACGAGCCGCCAGCTGCGCGACCGTCTGGACCGTGAGCTGAAGTCGAACGTGGCACTGCGCGTGAAGGACACCGGCGACGACACGGTTTTCGAAGTGTCGGGCCGTGGCGAACTGCACCTGACGATTCTGGTGGAAAACATGCGTCGTGAAGGCTATGAGCTGGCCGTGTCGCGCCCGCGCGTGGTGTTCAAGGAAATCGACGGCGTGAAGTGCGAGCCGTTCGAGCGCCTGACCGTGGACGTGGAAGACAGCCACCAGGGCGGCGTGATGGAAGAACTTGGCCGCCGCAAGGGCGAACTGCTCGACATGGCGTCGGACGGCAAGGGCCGCACGCGTCTGGAATACCGCATTCCGGCCCGCGGCCTGATCGGCTTCCAGGGTGAATTCCTGACGCTGACGCGCGGCACCGGGCTGATCAGCCACATTTTCGACGATTATTCGCCGGTCAAGGAAGGCGACCTGGGCGAGCGCCACAACGGTGTGCTGATCTCGCAGGACGACGGCGCTGCCGTGGCCTACGCACTGTGGAAGCTGCAGGACCGCGGCCGCATGTTCGTGTCGCCGGGCGACGCGCTGTACGAAGGCATGATCATTGGCATTCACAGCCGCGACAACGATCTGGTCGTCAACCCGATCAAGGGCAAGCAGCTGACCAACGTGCGTGCGTCGGGTACCGACGAAGCCGTGCGCCTGGTCCCGCCGATTCAGATGTCGCTGGAATACGCGGTGGAATTCATCGCCGACGACGAGCTGGTGGAAGTCACGCCGAAGAGCATCCGCCTGCGCAAGCGTCACCTGAAGGAGCACGAGCGCAAGCGCGCATCGCGCGAAGAGGCGGTCTGA
- a CDS encoding AdeC/AdeK/OprM family multidrug efflux complex outer membrane factor, with amino-acid sequence MNALNSAPQALSPQSRAGSTRAQWPARLGMALSAATLAVLAGCANLGNSHSTQTLTTPGQLASTQSLPSQGGQWPSLNWVDQFNDPQLRALVDEAIKDNPNLQVAFARVRASRAMADVVRGNLYPSVGLDADMTRQRLSEYDMFEGTPLAGRWFTESKIQLGVSYDLDFWGKNRSALEAALSDDKAMEAESQASRLMLSTTVARTYAKLAALYAQRDVAERAIVQRKDLTSLAGQRLRAGLDTQVETTQARANVAAAQTELEQVDEQITLARNQLAALLGKGPDRGLAIARPTLLAQATPKLPNNLTIDLIGRRPDLVAARWRVEAASKDIDVAKAQFLPDISLTAFLGLASIAPENLLLGASRQLGIGPALKLPIFQGGKLRANLRGKYANYDAAVASYNQTLTEALHDTADQITALHSIDAQIAIQRTALSEAERAYSLARTRYSAGLGTQLVVLNAETTVLQQRKLATDLQARRLDAQMALIKALGGGYTAEALPGAKPEAAASQG; translated from the coding sequence ATGAACGCCTTGAACTCCGCCCCTCAGGCACTTTCGCCCCAAAGCCGCGCAGGCAGCACGCGCGCGCAATGGCCGGCGCGCCTGGGCATGGCGCTTTCCGCCGCGACGCTGGCCGTGCTGGCCGGTTGCGCCAACCTCGGCAATTCGCACAGCACGCAGACACTGACAACGCCCGGGCAACTGGCGAGCACGCAATCGTTGCCCTCGCAAGGCGGCCAATGGCCGTCACTGAACTGGGTCGACCAGTTCAACGATCCGCAACTGCGTGCGCTGGTAGACGAGGCGATCAAGGACAACCCGAACCTGCAGGTCGCATTTGCTCGCGTGCGTGCTTCGCGTGCGATGGCCGATGTGGTGCGCGGGAATCTGTATCCGAGCGTCGGTCTCGATGCCGACATGACACGCCAGCGCCTGTCGGAATACGACATGTTTGAAGGTACGCCACTGGCCGGCCGCTGGTTCACGGAATCGAAGATCCAACTTGGCGTGAGCTATGACCTCGATTTTTGGGGCAAGAATCGCTCCGCGCTGGAAGCCGCCTTGTCCGACGACAAGGCCATGGAAGCGGAAAGCCAGGCTTCGCGATTGATGCTGTCGACCACGGTGGCACGCACCTACGCCAAGCTGGCCGCGCTTTATGCGCAGCGCGACGTGGCCGAACGTGCGATCGTGCAACGCAAGGATCTGACCAGCCTTGCCGGCCAACGCCTGCGTGCCGGCCTGGATACGCAAGTCGAAACCACGCAAGCGCGCGCCAACGTGGCCGCCGCGCAAACGGAACTTGAGCAGGTCGACGAGCAGATCACGCTGGCACGCAACCAGCTCGCCGCGCTGCTGGGCAAGGGCCCGGACCGCGGTTTGGCGATTGCACGCCCGACGCTGCTTGCACAAGCCACGCCCAAGCTGCCGAACAACCTCACCATCGATTTGATCGGCCGCCGCCCGGACCTCGTGGCCGCGCGCTGGCGCGTGGAAGCCGCGTCGAAGGACATCGACGTGGCCAAGGCGCAGTTCTTGCCGGACATCAGCCTGACTGCATTCCTGGGGCTGGCTTCGATTGCGCCGGAAAACCTGCTGCTGGGCGCATCGCGTCAGCTCGGTATCGGCCCGGCGCTCAAGCTGCCGATCTTCCAGGGAGGCAAGCTGCGCGCCAATCTGCGCGGCAAGTACGCCAACTATGACGCTGCTGTCGCCAGCTACAACCAGACGCTAACGGAAGCGCTGCACGACACCGCTGACCAGATCACCGCGTTGCATAGCATCGATGCTCAGATCGCGATCCAACGTACTGCCCTGAGCGAGGCCGAGCGCGCATACAGCTTGGCCCGCACGCGCTATAGCGCTGGCCTCGGCACCCAACTGGTCGTGCTGAACGCCGAAACAACCGTGCTGCAACAACGCAAGCTCGCGACCGACCTGCAGGCGCGCCGCCTGGACGCGCAAATGGCTCTCATCAAAGCCCTCGGCGGCGGTTACACGGCCGAAGCGCTCCCAGGGGCCAAGCCCGAGGCCGCTGCATCGCAGGGCTGA
- a CDS encoding LysR substrate-binding domain-containing protein, whose product MRNLDIDLLRTFVAIAQYETFAAAAARVGRTQAAVTQQMQRLEEEMGCALFEKRGRHKTMTPDGVRLVAYAHKILALNDQAVQVIQTGGLIEKIRIGSPHDVADSILPNLLRRLSKLSPELQMEINVGRSPFLMDALRDKTLDLAISTRYDDAFPGIKLRTSPMVWICAEDFIFNPAAPVPLVMADELSLFRQLSIECLDAHHIPWRTSYLSPTLTGIKAAISAGLGVTARTTELLDANMRVLTEADGLPRLPEVAFYLYVQPTCTSPVLRDLFDSTDRIATRFGPPFM is encoded by the coding sequence ATGCGAAATCTGGACATCGATCTGCTGCGCACCTTCGTGGCGATCGCACAGTACGAAACATTTGCCGCGGCAGCGGCGCGAGTGGGACGCACGCAGGCGGCGGTTACGCAGCAAATGCAGCGGCTGGAGGAGGAAATGGGCTGCGCGCTGTTCGAAAAACGCGGCCGCCACAAGACGATGACGCCCGACGGCGTGCGGCTCGTCGCCTATGCGCACAAGATCCTGGCGCTGAACGACCAGGCCGTGCAGGTGATCCAGACCGGTGGCCTGATCGAGAAAATCCGCATCGGTTCACCGCACGATGTGGCCGATTCGATCCTGCCCAATCTGCTGCGGCGCTTGTCTAAGCTGTCGCCGGAATTGCAGATGGAAATCAACGTTGGCCGCAGCCCGTTCCTGATGGACGCGTTGCGCGATAAAACGCTCGATCTGGCGATCTCCACCCGCTATGACGATGCGTTTCCCGGCATCAAGCTGCGCACGTCGCCGATGGTTTGGATCTGCGCGGAAGATTTCATCTTCAATCCCGCCGCGCCAGTGCCACTGGTCATGGCCGACGAGTTGAGTCTGTTCCGCCAGTTGTCGATCGAATGCCTGGACGCGCACCACATTCCGTGGCGCACGAGTTACCTGTCGCCCACGCTGACGGGCATCAAGGCTGCGATCAGCGCGGGGCTTGGCGTGACGGCGCGCACGACCGAGTTGCTCGATGCCAACATGCGTGTGCTGACTGAAGCCGATGGCCTGCCGCGCCTGCCGGAGGTGGCGTTTTACCTGTACGTGCAGCCGACGTGCACCAGCCCCGTCCTGCGCGATCTGTTCGATTCCACCGATCGCATCGCCACCCGGTTCGGGCCGCCCTTCATGTGA